The Sulfuricaulis sp. region CGGGCTCTTGTCGGTAATGATCGCTAGCGTGGCATCCTGTTCAACCAAATAAGAGGTATCGACCAACCTGTCATTAACGCGTCCCGCGAGCGCGGCGCGTGCCAGACCGGCGCCAATGCTCGCGGCAATCTCGGCGACCGTCACGGGTTTGGGATATTCACGGCGGCTGCCGTCTGGCAGCGTGATGACTGGCATTTTGAGACCCTTTCGTCAGTGGCGGCCGCTACGAATGGCCGCGTGAGCAACAACACTTGGAACCGTTCCCCCTCACCCTCATTCCCTCTCCCGCGAGGGGAGAGGGAGGCGAGCCGAGCGCGCTACGCGCGATTCCTTTCACTCTGGTAGGCGCGAGTGGGATCGAACCACCGACCACCACCATGTCAAGGTGGTGCTCTACCACTGAGCTACGCGCCTGCAAACTGGCGCGCAAAATAGCATAGCTGTGCGGCGCCTCACAAGCTTGGCGCGATTAACGCGTTTTCTGTCCACCCTTCGCCTTCGGGGCCTTGGTTTCGATCTTGGCCGCCTTGTCGCGCATCTTGGCGATGGCCTTGTTCTGCTGGTCGAGATATTTGAGCCACAAGCGGATGCCGTCCTCGTACGGCACCGTGCCGACGCTGCGCATGATGTTTTGTCCCTCCGTGCCCATGACGAATTCCAGGAATTTCCGGACTTCCGGGTCCGGTTTCTGCATCTGTGTCACCATGTACAGCGGACGGTACAACAGGTAATCGCCGTTCTTGATGTTCTCATAGCTCGGCTCCTTGCCATCCAGTTTAAGTATCTTGGCGATGTCCTTGATCTTGCGCGCGCTGGAAATGCCAGTGATGCCCACCCCGTTCGGATTCAACACCATGTCCTTCTCAAGCGTGGCGGATTCTTCCACCACGTGTTTGGCGACGAAGTCGATGTCGTAGTCGTTGAACACCAGCTCGCGCAAGGTGCGACCGACGCCGGAGATCTTGCCTTGGCGGACATAGAGTTCGATGGGTGCGTCGCGCCCGCCCAGTTGTTTCCAGTTGGCGATCTTGCCGAGATAGAGATTCCGCAGCTGGTCGAACGTGATATTGTCGACCGGGTTGTCCTTGTGGACGATCACGACCAGGGCATCCCAGGCAACGGGGATCAGCTGCACGCGCCGCTCTTCCGGCAAAGTGATAAGCGTCTCCGGATTCTCGATCACGTGCCGGCACGTGCCACCGATACTGGCTGCTCCGGACGCCACCTCGCGAATGCCTTTGGTGGCGCCGCCGCCTTTGAGTTCGACCTCGATGCCAGTCTTTTTCTTATAGGCGGCGACCATTTCGGCCATGAAGGCGTTTTTGGATATGCCACAGCCCGCCCAGGTCAATTTCTTGGTCACGGGCGAACTTTCGGCGGCGGCAAAGGCCAAGGAGACCATAATCAGTCCAAGGCTGGCGATAAGGAGACTAAGCAGACGTTTCATGGGGCACCTCTTGTTCCTTGCGGGATATGAATAGACTCCTAACTAAATAATAGCCGCAAGAAACGGACCAAGGTTTGTGGATGGTTCTGGTCAATCTGTATCCAGGCAACTTTAATCCATGCGCTCCGCTCTATTTCGATCCGTTCTGTCAGCAGCGACGACTTTGCCCTAATGTGCGATCTTTCCGAGACCCGGCGCTTATTTCCCAGCAGACTACTCGGTTTTCCCCGTTAAGTCCCGCCACCCCGAACCAGACCGAAGTTGCGCTCGCGCAGGAGGCGAGCTTTGTCACGTACCGCCGCCGCCTTTTCGAACTCCAGGTTGCGCGCATGGGCATACATCTGCTTTTCCAGCTTGTCGAGCAGCTTGGCCAATGTGCCCGGTGCCATGGCGGCATATTCGGCCTCTTCCTCGGCGGCACGCAGAAACTCACTTCCGGCATGTGCGGATTTCGAACCGTAGCCTTTGGTGTCGTACAACGGATGCGCCGGCGTTACGCCGTCGATGATCTCTTTGACCGCCTTGATGATGCCTTTGGGCGTGATGCCATGTTCCTGGTTGTAGGCAATTTGTCGCAATCGGCGACGCTCGGTTTCGCCGAGAGCGGCACGCATCGAATCCGTGACCCGATCGGCGTAAAGGATGGCCTTGCCGTTAATGTGCCGCGCGGCGCGGCCCATGGTCTGGATCAGGGAACGCGTTGAACGCAGAAAGCCCTCCTTGTCAGCATCGAGGATGGCGACCAGCGACACCTCCGGAAGATCCAGCCCCTCACGCAATAAATTGATGCCAACCAGCACATCGAAAACACCCGCACGCAGGTCGCGGATAATCTCGGCACGTTCGATGGTTTCAATGTCCGAGTGCAGATAGCGCACGCGAACATCATGTTCGTGCAGGTATTCCGTGAGATCCTCCGACATGCGCTTGGTCAGCGTGGTAACCAGCACGCGCTCACCGACGCTTGCGCGTGCCCGGACCTCCGACAGCAGATCGTCCACTTGTGCGGTCGCCGGTCTTACCTCGACCTCCGGATCGATTAAGCCGGTGGGCCGCACCACCTGATCGACAACCAAGCCTTGCGATCGTTGCAGTTCATACGGCCCGGGCGTTGCTGAGACGAAAATGGCTTGTGGCATCAACCTCTCAAATTCATCGAAGCGCAGCGGACGATTGTCCAATGCCGAGG contains the following coding sequences:
- a CDS encoding phosphate ABC transporter substrate-binding protein, whose translation is MKRLLSLLIASLGLIMVSLAFAAAESSPVTKKLTWAGCGISKNAFMAEMVAAYKKKTGIEVELKGGGATKGIREVASGAASIGGTCRHVIENPETLITLPEERRVQLIPVAWDALVVIVHKDNPVDNITFDQLRNLYLGKIANWKQLGGRDAPIELYVRQGKISGVGRTLRELVFNDYDIDFVAKHVVEESATLEKDMVLNPNGVGITGISSARKIKDIAKILKLDGKEPSYENIKNGDYLLYRPLYMVTQMQKPDPEVRKFLEFVMGTEGQNIMRSVGTVPYEDGIRLWLKYLDQQNKAIAKMRDKAAKIETKAPKAKGGQKTR